From Vitis vinifera cultivar Pinot Noir 40024 chromosome 5, ASM3070453v1, the proteins below share one genomic window:
- the LOC100247638 gene encoding GTP-binding protein OBGC, chloroplastic isoform X1 translates to MSSSLSICFSPVSLARPTTRKANPKKLPRNPNPNPNPNPKIRKRTGTRTTSPNEVLPYGDQATTYTSLPPREDFFTTSLNSSFQSSTEIKLSDLSPPTIESEIDKSSHEEDVFDEQLGFDYGKFELYEVNSDPEEEDEDEDEDGEGQVFVGHGEMVSVFNGEEEEKEKGLPAVMRCFDRAKIYVKAGDGGNGVVAFRREKYVPFGGPSGGDGGRGGNVYVEVDGSMNSLLPFRNGVHFRAGRGSHGQGRNQNGAKGEDVVVKVAPGTVIREAGSDGVEGEVLLELLHPGQRAMLLPGGRGGRGNASFKSGTNKVPKIAENGEEGPEMWLELELKLVADVGIVGAPNAGKSTLLSVISAAQPTIANYPFTTLLPNLGVVSFGYDATMVVADLPGLLEGAHKGFGLGHEFLRHTERCSSLLFQQTYAQLGKLFLDQAKFMQGVKVHVVDGSSQQPEYEFDAVRLELELFSPELAEKPYVVAYNKMDLPEAYERWPSFKERLQARGIGTFCMSAVKGEGTHEVVCAAYELLRNRTESNKEIEDPVNLNHVADMLHKQRSASINEFEIFHEKGSNTWHVVGSGLQRFVQMTNWRYIESDRRFQHVLEACGVNKSLIKLGVKEGDTVIVGEMEMVWHDSADSSGPSNVRKESTDSVKWPQWK, encoded by the exons ATGTCTTCTTCCCTATCGATATGCTTCTCTCCAGTTTCGCTAGCTCGCCCCACCACCAGGAAAGCCAATCCCAAAAAGCTCcctagaaaccctaaccctaaccctaaccccaaCCCTAAGATCAGAAAAAGAACCGGAACCAGGACCACCAGTCCCAATGAAGTTCTTCCTTACGGCGACCAAGCCACCACCTACACTAGCCTCCCTCCCAGAGAAGACTTCTTCACTACTTCCCTCAACTCATCTTTCCAATCCTCCACAGAAATTAAACTCTCCGACTTATCTCCGCCCACTATTGAATCCGAAATCGACAAATCTAGCCACGAAGAGGATGTTTTTGACGAGCAATTAGGTTTTGATTATGGAAAATTTGAGTTATATGAGGTTAATTCCGATCCCGAAGAGGAGGATGAGGATGAGGATGAGGATGGTGAGGGACAAGTATTTGTTGGACACGGTGAAATGGTGAGTGTTTTTAATGGCGAGgaagaagagaaggagaagGGGTTACCGGCCGTCATGCGATGTTTTGATCGGGCGAAGATTTATGTAAAGGCTGGGGATGGTGGGAATGGAGTGGTGGCTTTTCGGCGAGAGAAGTATGTGCCGTTTGGGGGGCCTTCGGGTGGGGATGGAGGGAGAGGTGGAAATGTGTATGTGGAGGTCGATGGGTCTATGAATTCGCTTTTGCCTTTTCGGAATGGCGTGCATTTTAGGGCAGGGAGAGGGAGTCATGGACAGGGGAGGAATCAGAATGGGGCTAAGGGGGAGGATGTGGTGGTCAAAGTGGCACCTGGGACTGTTATTAGAGAGGCTGGTTCTGATGGGGTTGAAGGGGAAGTGCTTTTGGAGTTGTTGCATCCAGGGCAGAGGGCCATGTTGCTGCCTGGTGGAAGGGGTGGGAGAGGCAATGCATCATTTAAGTCAGGGACAAATAAGGTGCCAAAGATTGCAGAGAATGGTGAAGAGGGTCCagaaat GTGGTTGGAGTTGGAGCTGAAGCTGGTTGCAGATGTTGGAATAGTGGGTGCTCCAAATGCAGGGAAAAGTACACTTCTCAGTGTGATAAGTGCTGCTCAGCCAACAATAGCAAATTATCCATTTACAACCTTACTTCCAAACTTGGGTGTTGTTTCATTTGGTTATGATGCTACAATGGTTGTAGCAGATCTGCCAGGTTTACTTGAAGGAGCACACAAGGGTTTTGGTTTAGGTCATGAGTTTCTTCGGCACACCGAAAGGTGTTCTTCACTG TTGTTCCAACAAACTTATGCTCAGTTGGGAAAACTTTTCCTTGACCAGGCCAAGTTTATGCAGGGAGTCAAG GTACATGTTGTTGATGGTTCCTCACAGCAGCCAGAATATGAGTTTGATGCCGTTCGTCTTGAGCTGGAACTATTTAGTCCTGAACTTGCTGAAAAACCTTACGTAGTTGCTTACAACAAAATGGACCTTCCAGAGGCATATGAGCGGTGGCCATCATTCAAAGAAAGGCTACAAGCTCGTGGGATTGGAACTTTTTGCATGAGTGCGGTGAAAGGAGAGGGCACTCATGAAGTGGTCTGCGCTGCCTATGAGCTTCTAAGAAACAGAACAGAAAGCAATAAAGAAATTGAAG ATCCAGTAAATTTGAACCATGTTGCCGATATGCTACATAAGCAGCGAAGTGCCTCTATTAATGAGTTTGAGATCTTTCATGAGAAAGGTTCCAATACTTGGCATGTAGTTGGATCTGGGTTGCAACGTTTCGTTCAAATGACAAACTGGCG ATATATAGAATCTGACAGAAGGTTCCAGCATGTTCTGGAGGCTTGCGGGGTGAACAAGTCTCTCATCAAACTTGGTGTCAAAGAAGGTGACACTGTGATTGTTGGAGAG ATGGAGATGGTGTGGCATGATTCCGCTGATAGTAGTGGTCCGTCAAATGTGAGGAAGGAGTCAACAGATTCAGTCAAATGGCCTCAGTGGAAGTAA
- the LOC100247638 gene encoding GTP-binding protein OBGC, chloroplastic isoform X2 has protein sequence MSSSLSICFSPVSLARPTTRKANPKKLPRNPNPNPNPNPKIRKRTGTRTTSPNEVLPYGDQATTYTSLPPREDFFTTSLNSSFQSSTEIKLSDLSPPTIESEIDKSSHEEDVFDEQLGFDYGKFELYEVNSDPEEEDEDEDEDGEGQVFVGHGEMVSVFNGEEEEKEKGLPAVMRCFDRAKIYVKAGDGGNGVVAFRREKYVPFGGPSGGDGGRGGNVYVEVDGSMNSLLPFRNGVHFRAGRGSHGQGRNQNGAKGEDVVVKVAPGTVIREAGSDGVEGEVLLELLHPGQRAMLLPGGRGGRGNASFKSGTNKVPKIAENGEEGPEMWLELELKLVADVGIVGAPNAGKSTLLSVISAAQPTIANYPFTTLLPNLGVVSFGYDATMVVADLPGLLEGAHKGFGLGHEFLRHTERCSSLVHVVDGSSQQPEYEFDAVRLELELFSPELAEKPYVVAYNKMDLPEAYERWPSFKERLQARGIGTFCMSAVKGEGTHEVVCAAYELLRNRTESNKEIEDPVNLNHVADMLHKQRSASINEFEIFHEKGSNTWHVVGSGLQRFVQMTNWRYIESDRRFQHVLEACGVNKSLIKLGVKEGDTVIVGEMEMVWHDSADSSGPSNVRKESTDSVKWPQWK, from the exons ATGTCTTCTTCCCTATCGATATGCTTCTCTCCAGTTTCGCTAGCTCGCCCCACCACCAGGAAAGCCAATCCCAAAAAGCTCcctagaaaccctaaccctaaccctaaccccaaCCCTAAGATCAGAAAAAGAACCGGAACCAGGACCACCAGTCCCAATGAAGTTCTTCCTTACGGCGACCAAGCCACCACCTACACTAGCCTCCCTCCCAGAGAAGACTTCTTCACTACTTCCCTCAACTCATCTTTCCAATCCTCCACAGAAATTAAACTCTCCGACTTATCTCCGCCCACTATTGAATCCGAAATCGACAAATCTAGCCACGAAGAGGATGTTTTTGACGAGCAATTAGGTTTTGATTATGGAAAATTTGAGTTATATGAGGTTAATTCCGATCCCGAAGAGGAGGATGAGGATGAGGATGAGGATGGTGAGGGACAAGTATTTGTTGGACACGGTGAAATGGTGAGTGTTTTTAATGGCGAGgaagaagagaaggagaagGGGTTACCGGCCGTCATGCGATGTTTTGATCGGGCGAAGATTTATGTAAAGGCTGGGGATGGTGGGAATGGAGTGGTGGCTTTTCGGCGAGAGAAGTATGTGCCGTTTGGGGGGCCTTCGGGTGGGGATGGAGGGAGAGGTGGAAATGTGTATGTGGAGGTCGATGGGTCTATGAATTCGCTTTTGCCTTTTCGGAATGGCGTGCATTTTAGGGCAGGGAGAGGGAGTCATGGACAGGGGAGGAATCAGAATGGGGCTAAGGGGGAGGATGTGGTGGTCAAAGTGGCACCTGGGACTGTTATTAGAGAGGCTGGTTCTGATGGGGTTGAAGGGGAAGTGCTTTTGGAGTTGTTGCATCCAGGGCAGAGGGCCATGTTGCTGCCTGGTGGAAGGGGTGGGAGAGGCAATGCATCATTTAAGTCAGGGACAAATAAGGTGCCAAAGATTGCAGAGAATGGTGAAGAGGGTCCagaaat GTGGTTGGAGTTGGAGCTGAAGCTGGTTGCAGATGTTGGAATAGTGGGTGCTCCAAATGCAGGGAAAAGTACACTTCTCAGTGTGATAAGTGCTGCTCAGCCAACAATAGCAAATTATCCATTTACAACCTTACTTCCAAACTTGGGTGTTGTTTCATTTGGTTATGATGCTACAATGGTTGTAGCAGATCTGCCAGGTTTACTTGAAGGAGCACACAAGGGTTTTGGTTTAGGTCATGAGTTTCTTCGGCACACCGAAAGGTGTTCTTCACTG GTACATGTTGTTGATGGTTCCTCACAGCAGCCAGAATATGAGTTTGATGCCGTTCGTCTTGAGCTGGAACTATTTAGTCCTGAACTTGCTGAAAAACCTTACGTAGTTGCTTACAACAAAATGGACCTTCCAGAGGCATATGAGCGGTGGCCATCATTCAAAGAAAGGCTACAAGCTCGTGGGATTGGAACTTTTTGCATGAGTGCGGTGAAAGGAGAGGGCACTCATGAAGTGGTCTGCGCTGCCTATGAGCTTCTAAGAAACAGAACAGAAAGCAATAAAGAAATTGAAG ATCCAGTAAATTTGAACCATGTTGCCGATATGCTACATAAGCAGCGAAGTGCCTCTATTAATGAGTTTGAGATCTTTCATGAGAAAGGTTCCAATACTTGGCATGTAGTTGGATCTGGGTTGCAACGTTTCGTTCAAATGACAAACTGGCG ATATATAGAATCTGACAGAAGGTTCCAGCATGTTCTGGAGGCTTGCGGGGTGAACAAGTCTCTCATCAAACTTGGTGTCAAAGAAGGTGACACTGTGATTGTTGGAGAG ATGGAGATGGTGTGGCATGATTCCGCTGATAGTAGTGGTCCGTCAAATGTGAGGAAGGAGTCAACAGATTCAGTCAAATGGCCTCAGTGGAAGTAA